Proteins from a genomic interval of Staphylococcus debuckii:
- a CDS encoding DMT family transporter: MVFLLLLGLIAGTMVPIQTSINSRLIEYTKSSFYASTISFAVGSLFLIIVNLIVNPGVFNANYYHFDFNYTWIAGGILGVIFLTGNLILFPRLGASLTVIITIAGQIVMGVLIDTFGWFGAEAQPFTFLKLCGILLLFFGIFIMNYSKQSGATETQNNPLALTVWLAIGFAFGFAPPIQTAINSQLGQTVQSPFLASFISFFVGTVTLLIITLIMNRSLKMRAHSPEFGKIKWFYFIGGILGVVFVTANIILMPHLGAALTTIIAMLGQMLMGILIDHFALLGAPRNRISIRKCIGVVCIIIGIVILRLF, translated from the coding sequence ATGGTCTTTTTACTACTTTTGGGATTAATAGCTGGAACGATGGTACCCATCCAAACCTCTATTAATTCTCGATTAATCGAATATACCAAATCATCATTTTATGCGTCTACTATTTCCTTTGCTGTAGGGTCACTCTTTTTAATTATCGTTAATTTAATCGTTAATCCTGGCGTTTTTAACGCTAATTACTATCATTTTGATTTTAATTATACTTGGATTGCGGGCGGAATTTTAGGAGTTATTTTCTTAACAGGAAATTTAATTTTATTCCCAAGACTCGGTGCTTCCTTAACAGTAATTATCACTATTGCAGGCCAGATTGTAATGGGTGTCTTAATTGATACTTTCGGTTGGTTCGGTGCAGAAGCGCAACCTTTTACTTTCTTGAAACTGTGCGGCATTCTGCTATTGTTCTTTGGAATCTTTATTATGAACTACTCCAAACAAAGTGGTGCCACTGAAACGCAAAATAATCCTTTAGCACTGACAGTATGGCTAGCCATCGGATTCGCCTTTGGATTCGCACCCCCTATCCAAACTGCCATTAACAGTCAATTAGGACAAACTGTGCAAAGTCCATTTCTTGCTTCCTTCATTTCATTCTTTGTAGGAACAGTCACTTTACTTATTATCACTTTGATCATGAATCGTTCATTGAAAATGCGTGCACATTCTCCTGAATTCGGCAAAATAAAATGGTTTTATTTTATTGGCGGTATATTAGGAGTGGTCTTCGTAACCGCAAATATCATTTTAATGCCCCATTTAGGCGCCGCACTCACTACTATCATTGCGATGCTCGGTCAAATGCTGATGGGCATACTTATCGATCATTTCGCTCTGTTAGGCGCACCCAGAAATCGCATCTCAATCCGCAAATGTATCGGCGTGGTTTGTATTATTATCGGAATTGTCATCCTACGTTTATTCTAG
- a CDS encoding cation:proton antiporter, producing the protein MEIVESMLIFLAAVIISSLIHSLFLPKVPLAFIQIFLGALLFLTPIPVSFDFDTEVFMVALIAPLLFVEGVQVSRVSLRRYIKPVMLMALGLVFTTVIGVGFFIHWVWPNLPMPAGFALAAILCPTDAVAVSAITKGKVLPKGSMTILEGESLLNDAAGIISFKIAVTALITGTFSVTHAVGEFLIAAIGGLIVGMIIGVVLVRLRVTLSRRGVESNNMFIFIQLLTPFVTYLIAEVFHASGIIAAVVAGLVHGFERDRITHVSTQLQLSYTQTWNVLSYALNGFVFVILGYMVPEVVVNIIKTEPQNLVFLLTTTGIVALAVYVFRFVWVYVLYPYFYLPVSPFERAMNEEGLPPTKKPKRSKYALIMTLCGVHGTISLAIALTLPFVLGENKSFIYRNDLLFISSGMVILSLVVAQVFLPLVTPAMKKVKLEGMSFKQTRVYILEHVIEYLRQHATPETSFKYGNVIKDYHDRIAFLKVLDDDDEDSKELERLQGIAFDTETKTLDNLAKEGRISQSDFDNYMRYAERTQVYRQASLLRRIWMRIKTGLLRRRVRVQTNAASSLDIRENLKEISKIMRIVHYNVVKRLSKEATPDNRLEIGTICDSYLLRTDNLTPANFFGSKHHDSLSKIKLNALREQRHILNDLVEEGEVSEKTALKVREAINYDEMALVDRLT; encoded by the coding sequence TTGGAGATAGTTGAAAGCATGCTGATATTTTTAGCAGCAGTAATCATAAGTTCATTAATCCATTCACTATTTCTCCCTAAAGTGCCTTTAGCATTTATCCAAATTTTTTTAGGGGCTTTATTATTTTTAACACCTATCCCTGTCAGTTTTGATTTTGATACAGAAGTATTTATGGTCGCTTTAATCGCGCCGTTATTATTTGTAGAAGGTGTCCAAGTTTCGCGTGTCAGTCTACGGCGTTATATTAAGCCGGTTATGCTGATGGCGCTCGGATTAGTATTTACTACGGTCATCGGTGTAGGTTTCTTCATTCACTGGGTTTGGCCGAATTTACCTATGCCGGCAGGATTTGCCCTCGCAGCTATCCTTTGTCCGACAGATGCGGTAGCCGTTTCTGCGATTACTAAAGGAAAAGTATTGCCGAAAGGTTCTATGACCATTTTGGAAGGAGAATCTTTACTGAATGATGCAGCAGGTATCATTTCTTTCAAAATTGCTGTAACTGCATTAATTACAGGTACTTTCTCAGTCACACATGCTGTAGGAGAGTTCTTGATTGCCGCAATTGGCGGTTTGATTGTAGGTATGATTATCGGTGTAGTATTGGTAAGATTGCGCGTTACACTTTCTAGACGTGGTGTAGAGAGCAATAACATGTTTATCTTTATTCAATTGCTGACACCATTTGTAACTTATCTGATTGCAGAGGTATTTCATGCCTCAGGGATTATTGCGGCTGTTGTAGCTGGATTGGTACACGGTTTTGAACGGGATCGTATTACACACGTCAGTACGCAACTGCAATTAAGTTACACACAAACATGGAACGTCTTGAGTTATGCGTTAAACGGATTTGTGTTTGTTATTTTAGGTTATATGGTTCCTGAAGTCGTCGTCAATATTATTAAGACAGAACCGCAAAATCTTGTGTTCTTATTGACAACGACGGGCATTGTAGCACTTGCGGTATATGTCTTCCGCTTCGTATGGGTCTATGTCCTCTATCCTTACTTTTACTTGCCGGTCAGTCCCTTTGAAAGAGCGATGAATGAAGAAGGTTTACCGCCTACTAAGAAACCGAAACGCAGCAAGTATGCTTTGATAATGACCTTATGCGGTGTGCACGGTACCATTTCACTGGCTATCGCCTTAACCTTACCGTTCGTTCTTGGAGAAAATAAATCGTTCATTTATCGTAATGATTTACTATTTATTTCTTCAGGAATGGTTATTTTAAGTTTAGTAGTGGCTCAAGTATTCTTACCTCTTGTTACACCAGCTATGAAAAAGGTAAAACTAGAAGGCATGTCCTTCAAACAAACACGTGTGTATATATTAGAACATGTGATTGAATACTTAAGACAACATGCGACACCAGAAACATCGTTTAAATACGGTAATGTCATTAAGGATTATCATGATCGTATTGCGTTCCTGAAAGTATTAGACGATGATGATGAAGACTCTAAAGAATTAGAACGCTTGCAAGGTATTGCCTTTGATACAGAGACGAAAACCTTAGATAATCTAGCAAAAGAAGGACGTATCTCTCAAAGTGATTTCGATAACTACATGCGTTACGCTGAACGTACACAAGTATATCGTCAAGCTTCCTTATTGAGACGTATTTGGATGCGTATCAAAACAGGTTTATTAAGACGTCGTGTGCGTGTGCAGACGAATGCAGCTTCTTCACTGGATATTAGAGAAAACTTAAAAGAAATCTCTAAAATCATGCGTATTGTGCATTATAATGTCGTAAAAAGATTGTCGAAAGAAGCGACACCAGACAATCGTTTAGAAATCGGCACTATTTGCGATAGTTATCTGTTGCGTACGGATAATCTTACGCCTGCTAATTTCTTTGGATCTAAGCATCACGATTCTCTATCCAAAATTAAATTGAATGCTTTACGTGAACAACGCCATATCTTAAATGATTTAGTTGAAGAAGGGGAAGTCAGTGAAAAGACAGCCTTGAAAGTAAGAGAAGCAATCAACTATGATGAAATGGCTTTAGTAGATCGTTTAACATAA
- a CDS encoding metal-dependent transcriptional regulator produces the protein MLTEEKEDYLKAILNNGGATSFVTNKKLSQYLNIKPPSVSEMVNRLEKAGYVTTKPYKGVKLSEEGFNHTLEIIKRHRLLELFLIEILKYTWEEVHQEAEVLEHRVSDLFVERLDELLNYPTTCPHGGVIPRDGKFEEIYNDSLKDFKEGDHLIIRRVRDRTKLLVYLSSKAISIGDEITVESQDDTNRVIAIRKGEDPLIILSYENAAHIFGEKMDA, from the coding sequence ATGTTAACGGAAGAAAAGGAAGATTATCTGAAAGCGATTTTGAATAATGGCGGCGCAACTTCATTCGTTACAAATAAAAAACTCTCTCAATATTTGAATATTAAACCACCATCCGTAAGTGAAATGGTTAACCGTTTGGAAAAAGCGGGTTATGTTACAACGAAGCCTTATAAAGGTGTGAAATTATCAGAGGAAGGTTTTAATCATACGTTGGAAATAATTAAACGCCATCGTTTATTAGAACTTTTTTTAATAGAGATTTTAAAATATACATGGGAAGAAGTACATCAGGAAGCGGAAGTCTTGGAACATCGTGTTTCTGATTTGTTTGTAGAACGCCTGGATGAACTGTTGAATTATCCAACTACCTGTCCGCATGGCGGCGTGATTCCGCGCGATGGAAAGTTTGAAGAAATTTATAATGACTCATTAAAAGATTTTAAAGAGGGGGATCATCTGATAATCCGCAGAGTAAGAGATCGTACTAAATTGTTAGTTTATTTATCTAGCAAAGCGATTTCTATCGGAGATGAAATCACAGTTGAATCACAAGATGATACTAATAGAGTAATTGCGATTCGCAAAGGAGAAGATCCTTTAATCATCTTGAGTTATGAAAATGCGGCTCATATTTTTGGTGAAAAAATGGATGCTTAA
- a CDS encoding metal ABC transporter ATP-binding protein codes for MLKVENLNLFLGHKHILQDINLQLPIQGELIGIMGPNGAGKSSLIKSLIGEFKAEGIKQLNDRPILSQLNKITYIPQKTHLDLDFPISVESVVLSGAFKEIGWFKKPSHRIKMRLNDLLEDMQLTALRKRQIAELSGGQLQRVLVARALMTESVLYLLDEPFVGIDFTSEQLIMDKLQQLKAQGKLILIVHHDLSKAAEYFDRILLLNRTLRYFGPSKEAITAERLNETYMNHSTPSTITSHNEKVRIKNA; via the coding sequence ATGCTGAAAGTTGAAAACTTGAATTTATTTTTAGGACATAAACATATTTTGCAAGATATAAATTTACAGTTGCCGATTCAAGGAGAATTAATTGGAATAATGGGACCTAATGGCGCTGGTAAATCTTCTTTAATTAAGTCACTCATCGGCGAATTCAAAGCTGAAGGTATAAAACAACTGAATGACAGGCCGATTCTATCGCAATTAAATAAGATTACATACATACCTCAAAAAACGCATTTAGATTTAGACTTTCCCATTAGTGTGGAATCAGTTGTACTTTCTGGTGCATTTAAAGAAATCGGTTGGTTTAAGAAGCCGAGCCACCGCATTAAAATGCGACTGAACGATTTGCTCGAAGATATGCAGTTAACTGCATTGCGGAAACGCCAAATTGCAGAACTCAGCGGTGGCCAACTACAGCGTGTCCTAGTAGCGCGCGCATTGATGACTGAGAGTGTCCTTTATTTACTGGATGAACCTTTTGTGGGAATTGATTTCACAAGTGAACAGTTGATTATGGATAAATTACAGCAGTTGAAGGCACAAGGTAAATTAATTTTAATTGTGCATCATGATTTATCGAAAGCCGCAGAGTATTTTGATCGTATCCTCTTGCTTAATCGGACCTTACGTTATTTCGGACCTAGTAAAGAAGCAATTACAGCAGAACGTTTAAATGAAACTTATATGAATCACAGTACGCCCAGTACGATAACTTCACATAATGAGAAAGTGAGAATAAAGAATGCTTGA
- a CDS encoding GNAT family N-acetyltransferase, with amino-acid sequence MVLLKIAEKEDLPLFTKVYNQAIRMRNVTADIEEITEAQMASIFSQHDTSRPLYTIFNEQQAIGYASLNHFYGRPAYDETAELSIYLDAETRGKGYGTKVMKLLEQEAASLNIHYLTGYVFAQNIPCNKLFEKQGYSLWGELPQIAHIDEKRLDLNIWGKQI; translated from the coding sequence ATGGTTCTATTAAAAATTGCTGAGAAAGAAGATTTGCCCCTTTTTACGAAGGTCTATAATCAGGCTATTCGCATGCGCAATGTTACAGCGGATATTGAAGAGATTACTGAAGCACAAATGGCTTCTATTTTCTCTCAGCATGATACTTCGAGACCGTTATATACTATCTTTAATGAGCAGCAAGCAATCGGTTATGCAAGTTTAAATCATTTTTATGGGCGCCCTGCCTATGACGAGACAGCAGAACTCAGTATTTATTTAGATGCTGAGACAAGAGGCAAAGGATACGGCACCAAAGTGATGAAACTTTTGGAACAAGAAGCTGCCTCACTTAATATCCACTATCTTACCGGCTATGTATTTGCTCAAAATATCCCTTGTAATAAACTTTTTGAAAAACAGGGCTATTCTCTTTGGGGAGAACTACCGCAAATTGCGCATATTGATGAAAAACGTCTCGATTTAAATATATGGGGCAAACAAATTTAA
- a CDS encoding sugar O-acetyltransferase has translation MTTEKEKMLSGQLYTSRDPQLVKERHKARHATKAINNAFSIKERHCLLRQSIGHCGDNVFIEPDIHFDYGYNISIGNHFYANFNPVMLDVAPITIGDNVLLGPNVQLVTATHPLNPVERASGLELAFPITIGNHVWIGAGAIVLPGVTIGDNVVVGAGSVVTKDVPDNQVVAGNPARMIRKVPLD, from the coding sequence ATGACAACTGAAAAAGAAAAAATGCTGAGCGGACAATTATATACTTCCAGAGATCCGCAGCTTGTAAAAGAAAGACACAAAGCACGGCACGCTACAAAAGCGATTAATAATGCATTTTCAATCAAAGAACGTCATTGTCTCTTAAGACAAAGTATCGGTCATTGCGGCGACAATGTATTTATCGAACCAGATATTCATTTCGACTATGGTTACAATATCTCGATCGGCAATCATTTTTATGCCAATTTCAACCCGGTCATGTTAGATGTTGCACCTATTACTATCGGCGATAATGTATTGCTCGGCCCTAATGTACAATTAGTTACTGCTACACATCCGCTCAATCCGGTTGAACGCGCTTCAGGATTAGAATTAGCTTTCCCGATTACCATCGGCAACCATGTATGGATAGGTGCTGGAGCCATCGTATTGCCTGGTGTAACTATCGGCGACAATGTGGTCGTAGGGGCAGGCAGCGTGGTCACTAAAGATGTCCCTGATAATCAGGTTGTTGCCGGCAACCCGGCGCGCATGATCAGAAAAGTGCCTTTGGATTAG
- the tarA gene encoding N-acetylglucosaminyldiphosphoundecaprenol N-acetyl-beta-D-mannosaminyltransferase TarA, translated as MENHRTVKRDKVDILSVQFDNVTMDEMRHYVTEFVEADTTDNMFVVTANPEIVDYALEERSYYDLIGEADFIIPDGTGIIQAGRILGTPLKERVPGIEFMAACLAIAERHRQKVFLLGASEKVVNEAVKHLQADYPHIEFASHHGYIDVGDEKVARQVSTFNPDYVFVGMGYPKQEEWIKRHRHRLQHTLLMGVGGSIEVYSGTKKRAPWVFRKLNLEWFYRLITDWKRMTRMQRLPRFVSKVFQTRRKK; from the coding sequence ATGGAAAATCACCGAACAGTTAAGCGCGATAAAGTAGATATCTTGTCTGTTCAATTTGATAATGTGACGATGGATGAGATGAGACACTATGTGACTGAATTTGTAGAAGCCGATACAACGGATAATATGTTTGTAGTTACAGCGAATCCCGAAATTGTCGACTATGCACTTGAAGAAAGAAGTTATTATGACTTGATTGGAGAAGCGGATTTTATTATTCCTGATGGCACAGGTATCATTCAAGCAGGCCGCATCTTAGGAACACCGTTGAAAGAAAGAGTGCCTGGCATTGAATTTATGGCCGCATGTTTGGCGATTGCAGAACGCCATCGCCAGAAGGTATTCTTGCTAGGAGCTTCTGAAAAAGTAGTGAATGAAGCAGTGAAACATTTACAAGCAGATTATCCTCATATTGAATTTGCTTCACATCATGGTTATATCGATGTCGGCGATGAAAAAGTAGCACGTCAAGTGAGTACTTTTAATCCTGATTATGTCTTTGTCGGTATGGGATATCCGAAACAAGAAGAATGGATCAAACGACATCGTCACCGTTTGCAGCATACCTTATTAATGGGCGTAGGAGGCTCGATTGAAGTTTATAGCGGAACTAAAAAACGTGCCCCGTGGGTTTTTCGTAAATTGAATTTAGAATGGTTCTATCGTTTGATTACAGATTGGAAACGTATGACTCGGATGCAGCGTTTACCGCGATTTGTCTCTAAAGTATTTCAAACGAGACGCAAAAAATGA
- the sarA gene encoding global transcriptional regulator SarA produces the protein MAVSKIKNSSDLLAMVTYADKMKSIIKKEFSISFEEFAVLTFISQSDDSEYYLKDIINHLNYKQPQVVKAVKNLSQEDYFDKKRNEQDERTVLILVNSKQREKINELLGRIDERIVKANKEIKF, from the coding sequence ATGGCCGTTTCTAAAATTAAAAATTCATCTGACTTGCTAGCTATGGTCACTTATGCAGATAAAATGAAAAGTATCATCAAGAAAGAGTTTTCAATCAGCTTCGAAGAATTTGCTGTGTTAACTTTTATCAGTCAATCTGATGATAGCGAATATTACCTTAAGGATATTATCAATCACTTAAACTACAAACAACCTCAAGTAGTTAAAGCTGTTAAAAACCTTTCACAAGAAGATTACTTCGATAAAAAACGTAATGAACAAGATGAAAGAACAGTATTAATTTTAGTTAATAGTAAACAACGCGAAAAAATCAACGAATTATTAGGTCGAATTGACGAACGTATTGTAAAAGCTAATAAAGAAATTAAATTCTAA
- the mntC gene encoding manganese ABC transporter substrate-binding lipoprotein MntC, which produces MKKLVPLLIAVLLFLAACGGGSGSNSHSSDEKLKIVTTNSILADMTQHITGKQAEIHSIVPVGQDPHEYEVKPKDIKAITDADIILYNGLNLETGNGWFDKALEQAGKNTKDKSVVRVSKDVKPIYLNGAKGDDSKQDPHAWLSLENGIKYVKTIQQAVIQHDKAHKDDFQKRGDGYLKQLEKLNKDSHDKFDDIPKNQRAMITSEGAFKYFSKQYGITPGYIWEINTEKQGTPEQMKQAIKFVKDHHLKNLLVETSVDHKSMESLSEETDVPISGEVFTDSIGKKGSKGDSYYKMMESNIETVHNSMK; this is translated from the coding sequence ATGAAAAAGTTAGTACCTTTATTAATTGCAGTTTTACTATTTTTAGCTGCGTGTGGCGGAGGAAGCGGTTCGAATTCGCATTCTTCCGATGAAAAACTAAAAATTGTCACAACGAATTCTATTCTTGCAGATATGACGCAACATATAACTGGCAAACAAGCAGAAATCCATAGTATTGTTCCAGTCGGTCAGGACCCGCATGAATATGAAGTCAAACCGAAAGATATCAAAGCTATAACAGACGCTGACATTATTTTATATAACGGATTGAATCTCGAAACCGGTAATGGCTGGTTCGACAAAGCTTTAGAACAAGCTGGCAAAAACACAAAAGATAAGAGTGTCGTACGCGTTTCTAAAGACGTCAAACCAATTTATTTAAACGGTGCAAAAGGAGATGATTCTAAACAAGATCCGCACGCATGGCTAAGTTTAGAAAACGGCATCAAATATGTCAAAACGATCCAGCAAGCTGTGATTCAACATGACAAAGCACACAAAGATGATTTCCAAAAACGAGGTGATGGCTATCTCAAACAACTTGAAAAATTAAATAAAGACAGTCACGACAAATTCGATGACATTCCTAAAAATCAACGTGCAATGATTACAAGCGAAGGCGCTTTTAAATACTTCTCCAAACAATATGGCATTACACCCGGCTATATTTGGGAAATTAACACTGAAAAACAAGGTACACCTGAACAAATGAAACAAGCCATCAAATTTGTGAAAGACCATCATTTAAAAAATCTATTAGTCGAAACAAGTGTCGATCATAAAAGTATGGAAAGCTTGAGTGAAGAAACAGACGTACCGATTTCAGGCGAAGTATTTACAGATTCTATTGGCAAAAAAGGCAGTAAGGGCGATTCCTATTATAAAATGATGGAATCTAATATTGAAACTGTCCATAACAGCATGAAATAA
- a CDS encoding M50 family metallopeptidase, with protein MQLFTEIISTSMTLHLYLVVIIAVLYLAVHHYRNRPALAFLDIFLNYIPVLTHEFGHIVFNKISGGRTEDLVIVTSPRERMATSQQGFAITRASRRSTMIITTLGGYVMPPLMLAIGIFSAYYHYPALFVLSYLVIFIYFVCITSRKGIPILIALLLGIMIYLLIQNNQPDTMILILSIVYHFILGVLFGELLQSTWTIVRLTFTQYPIEWDGSALRNLTHIPVVVFSTLWIAFNFYIVYAVVKYLLFQG; from the coding sequence ATGCAATTATTTACAGAAATCATCAGTACTTCGATGACACTGCACCTTTATCTGGTTGTCATCATCGCCGTTCTCTATTTAGCAGTGCATCACTATCGTAATCGTCCCGCTCTCGCCTTTCTGGATATTTTTCTAAATTATATTCCAGTACTGACACACGAGTTTGGTCATATTGTTTTCAATAAAATCAGTGGTGGACGCACAGAAGATTTAGTCATCGTGACTTCTCCGAGAGAACGCATGGCAACTTCTCAACAAGGGTTTGCGATTACACGTGCTTCGCGCCGTTCTACTATGATAATTACAACTTTAGGCGGCTATGTGATGCCACCATTGATGCTGGCAATCGGTATTTTCAGTGCTTATTATCACTATCCTGCACTTTTCGTGTTAAGTTATTTAGTGATTTTTATTTATTTTGTCTGTATTACATCACGCAAAGGTATTCCGATTTTAATCGCGCTTTTGCTCGGAATCATGATTTATTTGCTTATCCAAAATAATCAACCAGACACCATGATACTCATTCTCTCTATTGTGTATCATTTTATTCTAGGCGTCTTATTCGGCGAGCTCTTGCAGTCAACTTGGACTATAGTTCGTCTGACTTTCACTCAATATCCGATTGAATGGGACGGCTCCGCTTTACGGAATTTAACACACATTCCAGTCGTCGTCTTTTCGACACTGTGGATTGCTTTCAACTTTTACATTGTTTATGCTGTCGTAAAATACTTACTCTTCCAAGGTTAG
- a CDS encoding DUF2922 domain-containing protein — MSKTLELIFLNAANKPVKLQIPDLKAGVTEENARNAMNTLLETNALNPTAGKPVAVKSAQIVEKDTHVIF, encoded by the coding sequence ATGTCTAAAACTTTAGAACTCATTTTTCTGAATGCAGCTAACAAACCTGTAAAATTGCAGATTCCTGATTTGAAAGCGGGAGTCACTGAGGAAAATGCGCGTAATGCTATGAACACGTTATTAGAAACTAACGCGTTGAATCCAACAGCTGGTAAACCTGTTGCAGTTAAAAGTGCACAAATTGTTGAAAAAGACACACACGTTATTTTCTAA
- a CDS encoding SA0570 family protein, protein MKKILSAAIVSATVLTGLGINQADAASGNTIQSVQQIHQGDQSLEGVKLGQNIQDILKTQKPSGYSYKPDNTEHYYEFKTSKGLMIVTAQGKKDQGTVKRISMEYNKPNGPTLNQVRHQLGNTVKWSYHYDDRTGNFGYVKDGKTTYQFGTESPKDRNLKLYRIDIEK, encoded by the coding sequence ATGAAAAAAATATTATCAGCAGCGATTGTTTCTGCAACAGTTCTAACAGGGCTAGGTATTAACCAAGCAGACGCAGCATCTGGCAATACGATTCAAAGCGTTCAACAAATCCACCAAGGCGATCAATCATTAGAAGGTGTTAAATTAGGTCAGAATATCCAAGATATTTTAAAAACACAAAAACCTTCTGGGTATTCCTATAAACCTGATAATACTGAACACTATTACGAGTTCAAGACTTCTAAAGGTTTGATGATTGTAACTGCTCAAGGTAAAAAAGACCAAGGTACAGTGAAACGTATTTCTATGGAATACAACAAACCTAATGGTCCGACACTTAACCAAGTACGTCACCAGTTAGGCAATACGGTTAAATGGAGTTACCATTATGACGATAGAACAGGTAACTTCGGTTATGTGAAAGATGGAAAAACAACTTATCAATTCGGAACCGAATCTCCTAAAGATAGAAACTTGAAACTTTACCGCATTGATATTGAAAAATAG
- a CDS encoding metal ABC transporter permease codes for MLDFFQHIFEYQFLSRALIISIFVGIVCGTVGSLIVLRGLSLMGDAMSHAVLPGVALSFLFKIPMFVGALVTGMLASLFIGFISDKSKTKQDAAIGISFTAFLAVGVIIISLINSTTDLYHILFGNLLAITKTAYWSTIIVSSIVLLLIIIFYRPLMISTFDPTFSRMSGLNTTFIHYFVMLLLSLVTVASIQTVGIILVVALLITPASTAFLITKKLWSMMVVASLISVVSAIVGMYFSYIYNIPSGATIVLCAFAIYIGTFIYSKIIQQNKKGVAS; via the coding sequence ATGCTTGATTTTTTTCAACACATATTTGAATACCAATTTTTAAGCCGCGCACTCATTATCTCTATTTTTGTAGGAATTGTTTGCGGGACGGTCGGCAGTCTGATTGTTTTAAGAGGATTGTCACTCATGGGTGATGCGATGAGCCATGCTGTACTGCCAGGCGTTGCATTATCATTTCTTTTCAAAATTCCGATGTTTGTCGGAGCTCTTGTCACAGGAATGCTTGCAAGTTTGTTTATCGGATTTATTTCTGATAAAAGCAAAACCAAGCAAGATGCCGCCATAGGTATTAGTTTTACAGCATTTTTAGCAGTCGGAGTCATTATTATCAGCTTAATTAATAGTACGACTGATTTGTATCATATTCTTTTTGGTAATTTGCTAGCGATTACTAAAACTGCATATTGGTCAACTATTATTGTCAGCTCGATAGTGCTCTTGCTTATCATCATTTTCTACCGCCCTTTAATGATTTCTACTTTTGATCCGACCTTTAGTAGAATGAGCGGTTTAAATACAACATTTATACATTACTTTGTAATGCTGCTACTGTCACTCGTAACTGTAGCAAGCATCCAAACTGTTGGTATCATCTTGGTCGTTGCATTGCTGATTACACCCGCTTCAACTGCTTTCTTAATCACTAAGAAACTCTGGTCGATGATGGTTGTTGCCAGTCTGATCAGTGTAGTCAGTGCAATCGTCGGCATGTATTTCAGTTATATTTATAACATTCCCAGCGGTGCAACGATTGTCTTGTGTGCATTCGCGATTTATATAGGTACATTTATCTATTCAAAAATCATTCAACAAAATAAAAAAGGAGTTGCATCATGA